ATTTCTGCTTACAAGCATAGAAATATTTTATAGTATTAAAAACATTCTCAATAATTATTAATAGTACTTTAATATATCTTATCTAACTACTACGATATGTTGAATATCTATTCCCTGCAATAGTAATAGGAATATGGTAATGCTGAGTATCTGGAGTAGTAAAAACCATTTCAACATAAGGAAAAACAGTATTCTGTTTGCATGCAGTAAAATATTTCCCTGTTTGAAACACTAATTTATATGTACCTTGATTCTTATTAGAAGAATCTAAAAAGTTTGTAATTCGTCCGTTTTTATCAGTAATATT
The window above is part of the Brevinema andersonii genome. Proteins encoded here:
- a CDS encoding hydroxyisourate hydrolase, whose protein sequence is MQSVELFKLSSKQQWIYVGTNITDKNGRITNFLDSSNKNQGTYKLVFQTGKYFTACKQNTVFPYVEMVFTTPDTQHYHIPITIAGNRYSTYRSS